The proteins below come from a single Oikeobacillus pervagus genomic window:
- the crcB gene encoding fluoride efflux transporter CrcB → MTYILVGVAGAIGAISRYMIGLWLVSNNPFPLATLITNLFGCFLLAFLSAYFLKKVSLPTSFITAIQTGLIGSFTTFSTFSVETIQLFQNGEFLLSTLYVLTSLFGGLFMTKLGLYVGKEA, encoded by the coding sequence ATGACTTATATATTAGTAGGGGTTGCTGGTGCGATCGGAGCTATCTCTCGGTATATGATTGGACTATGGTTAGTTTCAAATAATCCATTCCCACTTGCGACATTGATCACGAATCTATTTGGTTGTTTTTTATTAGCTTTTCTATCCGCTTATTTTTTAAAAAAAGTATCTTTGCCAACTTCTTTTATAACGGCCATCCAAACAGGGCTTATTGGTTCTTTTACGACATTTTCAACTTTCAGTGTGGAAACAATCCAATTATTCCAAAATGGGGAATTTCTATTAAGCACTCTTTATGTTTTGACTAGCCTTTTCGGGGGATTATTTATGACTAAATTAGGATTATATGTAGGGAAGGAGGCATAA
- a CDS encoding PspA/IM30 family protein produces the protein MSILKRFKDIMASNINALLDKAENPEKMIDQYMRNLNSDLGKVKAETASVMAERQRAKRALNECKADIEKLQIYAIKAVEAGNDEDAKKFLERKASLTAKQMELQEAYSLADANAERMKEMHNKLVSDIRELEARRSMIKGKMRVAKTQERLNKISSSITGTNDSMSAFAQMEEKVNKALDEANAMAELNSNPKDDLEDLMTKYESHHSIDDELAALKMQIKTDE, from the coding sequence ATGAGTATTTTAAAAAGATTTAAAGATATTATGGCCAGCAATATTAACGCTTTGCTAGATAAGGCTGAAAATCCTGAAAAAATGATTGATCAATACATGCGCAATCTAAATAGTGACTTAGGAAAAGTGAAAGCCGAAACCGCTTCTGTCATGGCGGAAAGACAAAGGGCGAAGAGAGCGTTAAATGAATGCAAAGCGGATATTGAAAAGTTGCAGATTTATGCCATTAAAGCCGTGGAGGCTGGAAATGATGAGGATGCTAAAAAGTTCTTAGAACGAAAGGCTTCCTTAACAGCAAAACAAATGGAATTACAGGAGGCCTATAGTTTAGCTGATGCCAATGCAGAACGTATGAAAGAGATGCACAATAAACTTGTTTCAGATATTAGGGAATTGGAAGCACGAAGATCCATGATTAAAGGAAAGATGAGAGTGGCCAAAACACAAGAAAGACTGAATAAAATTTCATCTTCCATAACTGGGACAAATGATTCCATGTCTGCATTTGCCCAAATGGAGGAAAAAGTGAATAAAGCCTTAGATGAAGCGAATGCCATGGCTGAATTAAATTCTAATCCCAAAGATGATCTTGAAGACTTAATGACTAAATATGAAAGCCATCATAGCATTGATGATGAATTAGCAGCTCTTAAAATGCAGATAAAAACAGACGAATAG
- a CDS encoding TFIIB-type zinc ribbon-containing protein codes for MVIHYKCPNCGDDMGFDSETGTLSCQSCGRQDHIDSFPDQHITTTFSEDEAKQYHCNNCGAVILADVDTVATHCNFCGAGVVLSDRISGTLAPAKVIPFTISKEKAKKAFRNWCKNGKLTPNKFMEANRIKGITGMYVPFWLYDLNSQVEVKATCTKKREYTRGDYIYKEIKYYDVYRKINLDYKKVPVDASEKMNDDIMDKLEPFHYEDLKDFKTPYLAGYIAEKYNYNDQQLFPRVKSRVKNFIDSYVRSTMKGYTTIEYQSNKIQTKNQHSEYVLFPVWMFYYDYDQSEHTFAMNGQTGKIVGKPPISYAKVAGWFTGIAATTFITLKILAFLMGGGLW; via the coding sequence ATGGTCATTCATTATAAATGCCCTAATTGTGGGGACGACATGGGGTTTGATAGTGAAACAGGGACACTTTCTTGTCAAAGCTGTGGGAGACAAGATCATATCGATTCTTTCCCTGATCAACATATTACAACTACGTTTTCGGAGGATGAGGCTAAACAATATCATTGCAATAATTGTGGTGCCGTCATTCTAGCTGATGTTGATACAGTGGCGACTCATTGCAACTTTTGTGGTGCAGGAGTTGTTCTTTCAGATCGTATATCTGGAACATTAGCCCCTGCCAAAGTCATTCCCTTTACGATTAGCAAAGAAAAGGCGAAGAAAGCCTTTCGAAATTGGTGTAAAAATGGGAAATTGACCCCTAATAAATTCATGGAAGCCAATCGAATTAAAGGAATTACTGGAATGTACGTACCATTTTGGCTATATGATCTAAACAGTCAAGTGGAGGTCAAAGCGACCTGCACTAAAAAAAGGGAGTATACAAGAGGGGACTATATTTATAAAGAAATAAAGTATTACGATGTATATCGTAAAATTAATCTAGATTATAAAAAAGTTCCTGTAGACGCTTCCGAAAAAATGAATGATGACATCATGGATAAATTAGAGCCGTTTCATTATGAAGATTTAAAGGATTTTAAAACCCCTTATTTAGCAGGTTATATTGCTGAAAAATATAATTATAATGATCAACAGCTGTTCCCACGAGTCAAATCAAGAGTGAAAAATTTCATTGATTCTTATGTTCGCTCCACGATGAAGGGATATACCACCATTGAATATCAATCCAATAAGATTCAAACAAAGAATCAACACAGCGAATATGTCCTATTTCCAGTTTGGATGTTTTATTATGATTATGATCAATCGGAACATACTTTTGCGATGAATGGTCAGACCGGAAAGATTGTTGGAAAACCCCCCATAAGTTATGCAAAAGTAGCGGGTTGGTTCACCGGAATTGCCGCTACTACTTTCATCACTCTGAAGATCCTAGCATTTCTGATGGGAGGCGGTCTTTGGTGA
- a CDS encoding TPM domain-containing protein, translating to MAVFTLFLLLPFFTNNATAATTTKQRVYDEANLLNQKERTQLEEMAEKYSVKRETDFIILTTKNQEKKDVEKYMQDFYDEQGLGYDQKHGNTAILTVDMSHREIYLAGFYKAKTYLDRHRLDLIRDKITSDLSAKNYFDAFQTFITTADRYMGIKPGVDPENILFKLWFQLAVSIGMGGGVVWLMTYNSGGKVTIHEKTYEDPKTSKVLERRDQYIRTSTTKWKKPKNNSKGGSGGITGGGHSHSGSRGSF from the coding sequence ATGGCCGTTTTCACACTGTTCTTATTGCTTCCATTTTTCACAAATAACGCAACAGCTGCCACTACGACAAAACAAAGAGTCTATGATGAGGCCAATCTATTGAATCAAAAAGAGAGGACTCAATTAGAGGAGATGGCTGAAAAATATAGTGTCAAAAGGGAAACGGATTTTATCATTTTAACGACAAAGAATCAGGAGAAAAAAGATGTCGAGAAATATATGCAAGATTTCTATGATGAACAGGGGTTAGGCTATGATCAAAAACATGGTAACACAGCTATTTTAACGGTTGATATGTCTCATAGGGAAATCTATTTAGCTGGTTTTTACAAAGCCAAGACCTATTTAGATCGTCACCGTCTTGATTTAATTCGCGATAAAATTACATCGGATTTATCAGCAAAAAATTATTTTGACGCCTTTCAAACGTTTATCACAACAGCTGATCGTTATATGGGGATAAAACCTGGAGTAGATCCAGAAAATATTTTATTCAAGCTTTGGTTTCAACTGGCCGTCTCCATTGGAATGGGAGGTGGGGTCGTTTGGTTGATGACCTATAATTCAGGGGGAAAAGTGACCATTCATGAAAAAACATATGAGGACCCTAAAACCTCCAAAGTTCTCGAAAGAAGAGACCAATACATCCGGACGTCCACAACGAAATGGAAAAAACCTAAGAATAATAGTAAAGGGGGATCAGGTGGTATTACAGGTGGTGGTCACTCGCATAGTGGAAGTCGAGGAAGTTTTTGA
- a CDS encoding SPFH domain-containing protein: MGFFRNQLSNVIEWNEFRDDMIFWKWNNTEIKKGSRLIIRPGQDAVFFHNGKIEGIFTDEGDYNIESEIIPFLSTLKGFKFGFNSGMRVEIMFVNTKEFTVKWGTKNAIHIPTPQLPGGLPIRANGTFQFKVNDYITLMDKIAGVKNSYLVEDVKIRITAILDQLLMKWITKEGKDMFNLQANAFDIAKGIGEDLDMEIMDSGLTITGFNIMSFNYPKEIREMITKTASHGMIGDMSRYQQVSMTDGISSGKIKGGGAASDMAGIMMGMGMAKEMMKNMNETQSQTPPSSSNEPSMEGKKRPNFCPNCGTKTSGGNFCSNCGQRLG, translated from the coding sequence ATGGGTTTCTTTAGAAATCAATTATCCAATGTAATTGAATGGAATGAGTTTCGTGATGATATGATATTTTGGAAATGGAATAATACTGAAATAAAAAAAGGGAGCAGACTTATCATTCGACCTGGTCAGGATGCAGTATTTTTTCATAACGGGAAAATTGAAGGAATCTTTACAGATGAAGGAGATTACAATATTGAGTCAGAGATCATTCCCTTCTTATCCACATTAAAGGGCTTTAAGTTCGGATTTAATAGTGGTATGCGGGTAGAAATCATGTTCGTGAACACGAAGGAGTTCACGGTAAAATGGGGAACGAAAAACGCGATTCATATTCCAACACCCCAATTACCTGGTGGCTTGCCGATCCGCGCGAACGGTACTTTTCAATTTAAAGTCAATGACTATATTACGTTAATGGATAAGATAGCTGGTGTGAAAAATAGTTATCTAGTTGAAGATGTAAAAATCCGAATCACAGCCATCCTTGACCAGCTATTAATGAAGTGGATTACAAAAGAGGGTAAAGATATGTTCAACCTTCAGGCCAATGCTTTCGACATTGCCAAAGGGATAGGGGAAGACTTAGATATGGAGATTATGGATAGTGGATTGACTATCACAGGATTCAATATTATGAGTTTCAATTATCCAAAAGAAATTCGGGAGATGATTACGAAAACGGCCTCCCACGGGATGATTGGAGATATGAGTCGCTATCAACAAGTTTCCATGACAGATGGCATCTCTTCCGGAAAGATAAAAGGGGGAGGAGCGGCTTCTGATATGGCCGGCATTATGATGGGCATGGGAATGGCCAAGGAAATGATGAAGAATATGAATGAAACTCAATCACAAACACCTCCTAGCTCTTCCAATGAACCCTCAATGGAAGGGAAGAAAAGGCCAAATTTCTGCCCTAATTGTGGAACAAAAACGAGCGGAGGCAACTTTTGTTCCAATTGTGGTCAACGCTTAGGATAA
- a CDS encoding MBL fold metallo-hydrolase has protein sequence MLLKKKFKQESIHGVQIGNGTIRFQGVKLNVHCFVVDGVLIDTGAKSLEKEFKRFFSQQDIDQVVITHFHEDHTGNAAFLQKELQLPVYMNDKMLDYCKNEPDYPLYRKLFWGKRPPFHAKTIGKNFSSQNATWDVIETPGHAIDHLAFLNRETGQLFTGDLYCQERTKVVLREESIPTIIQSLKKVLTYDFGDVFCCHAGYLEDGRASLQKKLDYLLELQGEIIKLYEDGVSPSQMKKSLFPKKYPIIFFSSGEWDSLHIINSIIQEHINHKKQIIM, from the coding sequence ATGTTATTAAAGAAGAAATTTAAACAAGAGTCGATCCATGGGGTGCAAATAGGAAACGGTACCATTAGATTTCAAGGAGTAAAATTAAATGTTCATTGTTTTGTTGTAGATGGTGTATTAATTGATACAGGAGCAAAATCATTAGAAAAAGAATTTAAACGATTTTTTTCACAACAGGATATCGATCAAGTGGTGATTACGCATTTTCATGAGGATCATACCGGCAATGCAGCTTTTTTACAAAAAGAACTTCAGCTACCCGTTTATATGAATGATAAAATGCTTGATTATTGTAAAAATGAGCCGGACTATCCACTGTATCGGAAATTGTTTTGGGGGAAGCGCCCCCCCTTTCATGCTAAGACAATTGGGAAAAATTTTTCTTCCCAAAACGCTACATGGGATGTAATTGAAACACCTGGTCATGCTATTGATCACTTGGCATTTTTAAATCGTGAAACAGGGCAACTTTTTACTGGGGATTTATATTGCCAAGAAAGGACAAAGGTCGTTTTACGTGAAGAAAGCATTCCAACCATTATTCAATCCTTAAAGAAAGTACTAACTTATGATTTTGGGGATGTGTTTTGCTGCCATGCAGGCTATTTAGAAGATGGTCGTGCTTCCTTACAAAAAAAGCTAGATTATTTGTTAGAGCTTCAAGGGGAAATTATTAAGCTTTATGAAGATGGAGTATCACCCAGTCAAATGAAAAAATCCCTCTTTCCTAAAAAATATCCCATCATCTTTTTTTCATCCGGAGAATGGGATTCTTTACACATTATAAACTCGATTATACAAGAACATATCAACCATAAAAAACAAATCATCATGTAA
- a CDS encoding class I SAM-dependent methyltransferase, whose translation MVSFYGKLSAEVYDLDKFIGKSFGDVEYYSERLKDIKGRILEPAVGNGRILIPLLEKGLNIEGFDLSLDMLNLCKKHCAERGLSPRLSQLNMSDFSLEQRYEAIIVPTGSFLLLHQREDSLNALRCFYEHLEMGGRLILDLFLPESFQTGYVSTRMIKNQEGDSITLEEILVDVDQINQFTVTHNKYQKWRHSKLVDTELEYFPLRWYGVEEFRSILKNIGFRDVVVSSNYQFNTFPTNKNQIITYEAVKK comes from the coding sequence TTGGTTAGTTTTTACGGTAAACTGTCTGCAGAAGTATATGATCTCGATAAATTTATTGGAAAATCATTTGGTGATGTAGAGTATTATTCGGAAAGATTAAAAGATATTAAAGGGAGAATCTTAGAACCGGCAGTTGGTAATGGACGTATCTTAATCCCTTTACTGGAAAAAGGTCTGAATATTGAAGGGTTTGATCTCTCTCTGGACATGCTTAATTTATGTAAAAAACATTGTGCAGAGCGAGGTTTATCTCCCCGTTTGTCCCAATTAAATATGAGTGATTTTTCATTGGAGCAAAGGTATGAAGCGATTATCGTTCCCACGGGATCATTCCTTTTATTACATCAAAGAGAAGATTCTCTCAATGCATTAAGGTGTTTTTATGAACACTTGGAGATGGGGGGACGTTTAATTTTAGATCTCTTCCTTCCCGAGTCTTTTCAGACAGGATATGTTTCTACTAGAATGATAAAAAATCAAGAGGGGGATTCCATTACTTTAGAAGAGATATTGGTCGATGTAGATCAAATAAATCAATTTACGGTGACTCATAACAAATATCAAAAATGGCGCCATTCTAAATTAGTCGATACGGAACTGGAATACTTCCCATTGAGATGGTATGGGGTTGAAGAGTTTCGATCTATTTTAAAGAACATAGGGTTTAGAGATGTCGTGGTATCTTCGAATTATCAATTTAATACATTTCCAACGAATAAAAATCAAATAATCACATATGAAGCTGTAAAAAAATAG
- a CDS encoding TIGR03943 family putative permease subunit, with protein MKFHVQQAIRAFILLAFSILLFKLYFTGDMTKFINPKYVWLSQSAAVLFLILFIIQVTRTWTIESRHEHHCQHHDHDHSCCHDHGSSPFNHKKLMAYTVIIFPLLTGFLLPPKVLDASIVDKKGGMAVLTKQKQIKKENEEMNRNQEEPIIEHSKVIEPKEITEKEYEQIKQNLKETAAIKMDDHVYSYYYEEINLDPNKFKGREIELKGFVYKEDEFKPNQLVISRFLITHCVADASIIGFLSELPEASKLEENTWMEVKGVLDISTFNGEEIPMIKINKWTVIKEPGDPYLYPITVRIL; from the coding sequence GTGAAATTTCACGTACAGCAGGCGATTAGAGCGTTTATTTTACTTGCCTTTTCGATTTTACTTTTTAAATTGTATTTCACTGGTGACATGACGAAATTTATCAATCCTAAATATGTATGGTTAAGTCAGTCCGCGGCTGTATTATTTTTAATCTTGTTTATCATACAAGTCACACGAACATGGACGATTGAGAGTCGCCATGAACACCATTGTCAGCACCATGACCACGACCATAGCTGTTGCCATGATCATGGCAGTTCTCCTTTTAATCATAAAAAATTAATGGCTTATACGGTCATTATTTTCCCGCTACTCACCGGGTTTCTACTCCCTCCAAAGGTACTTGATGCCTCTATTGTTGATAAAAAAGGAGGGATGGCAGTTTTAACAAAACAAAAGCAAATAAAGAAAGAAAACGAGGAAATGAATCGGAATCAAGAGGAACCTATCATAGAGCATTCCAAAGTCATAGAGCCGAAGGAAATTACAGAAAAAGAATATGAACAAATAAAGCAAAACTTAAAAGAAACGGCCGCTATTAAAATGGATGATCATGTATACTCTTACTACTATGAAGAAATAAATTTGGATCCTAATAAGTTTAAAGGCAGAGAGATCGAATTAAAGGGGTTTGTTTATAAAGAAGATGAATTTAAACCGAATCAGTTGGTAATCTCTAGATTTTTGATTACCCATTGTGTAGCGGATGCCAGTATCATTGGATTTTTATCAGAGCTTCCAGAGGCCTCTAAACTTGAGGAAAATACTTGGATGGAAGTTAAAGGCGTTTTAGATATTAGCACTTTCAATGGGGAAGAGATCCCAATGATTAAAATCAATAAATGGACAGTCATTAAAGAACCAGGAGATCCTTATCTATATCCGATTACTGTGAGAATTTTATAA
- a CDS encoding permease, translated as MNRILSHHILDLTGMILIGLALMLLSFSFQFKLPIDFPPSLLNLNTVFLSILIEAFPFVLIGVLIAGIIQVFVTEESIQRWIPKNRFMAIIMSCIAGALFPACECGIVPIVRRLVGKGVPIHAAIGFMLTGPLINPIVIVSTYMAFGNDIKMAGWRMGLGFLIAIIIAFFVSMFFKGNQLKSPAYLETSHSHSKKEAFSKRFWDMLIHSIDEFFDMGKYLIFGAFLAAFVQTYLSAKTFLEAGSGATSSIVIMMGVAYVLSLCSEADAFIGASFSSIFPSSAILSFLIFGPMMDLKNTLMMLSVFRFKFVIGVLTLTIMTIFMTITLLQGFL; from the coding sequence ATGAATCGAATTCTTAGTCATCATATCTTAGATTTAACAGGGATGATCCTCATTGGTTTAGCGCTAATGTTGCTTTCCTTTAGTTTTCAATTTAAACTTCCCATTGATTTCCCCCCTTCTCTGTTAAATCTCAACACGGTTTTTCTCAGTATTTTAATAGAGGCCTTCCCTTTTGTATTAATTGGGGTTTTGATTGCTGGAATCATACAAGTTTTTGTGACAGAAGAATCTATTCAACGGTGGATTCCTAAAAATCGGTTTATGGCGATCATTATGAGTTGCATTGCAGGTGCCTTATTCCCTGCCTGTGAATGTGGGATTGTTCCTATTGTCCGCAGACTTGTAGGAAAAGGAGTCCCTATTCATGCGGCCATTGGATTTATGCTAACAGGCCCGCTTATTAATCCAATTGTCATCGTTTCTACCTACATGGCCTTTGGAAATGATATTAAAATGGCAGGATGGCGGATGGGATTAGGATTTTTGATTGCCATTATTATCGCTTTTTTTGTCAGCATGTTTTTTAAAGGCAACCAACTAAAATCCCCCGCCTACTTAGAAACGTCACACTCCCATTCTAAAAAGGAAGCTTTTTCAAAACGATTTTGGGACATGTTAATTCATTCTATTGACGAGTTTTTTGATATGGGGAAATATTTAATCTTTGGTGCTTTTTTAGCTGCTTTTGTACAAACTTATCTTTCCGCCAAAACCTTTCTAGAAGCTGGAAGTGGAGCAACCTCTTCCATTGTCATCATGATGGGGGTCGCATATGTTTTATCCTTATGTTCTGAAGCAGATGCCTTTATCGGTGCTTCCTTCAGTAGTATTTTCCCATCTTCCGCTATTTTAAGTTTTCTAATCTTTGGGCCCATGATGGATTTAAAAAATACCCTCATGATGCTGAGCGTATTTCGTTTCAAATTTGTCATCGGGGTGTTGACTTTAACCATTATGACGATCTTTATGACAATCACGCTGTTACAAGGCTTTTTATAA
- a CDS encoding GntR family transcriptional regulator, with product MNIIISNTSDEPIYLQIVDQLKEQIVQGELEESQSLPSIRNLAKELKISVITTKRAYDELEKEGFIVTIAGKGSYVAAINKEMFRETKVKVIEEKMTEAINTAKLVGLTLEEMQDMLKIIYEGW from the coding sequence GTGAATATTATTATCTCAAACACTTCAGATGAGCCAATTTATTTACAGATAGTAGATCAATTGAAAGAACAAATCGTTCAGGGAGAACTGGAAGAATCACAATCGCTCCCATCAATTAGGAATTTAGCCAAAGAACTAAAAATTAGTGTTATTACAACCAAAAGAGCCTATGATGAGCTTGAAAAAGAAGGATTTATCGTTACTATTGCCGGAAAAGGTTCATATGTTGCAGCAATCAACAAAGAAATGTTCCGTGAAACCAAAGTAAAAGTAATTGAAGAAAAAATGACTGAAGCAATCAATACAGCAAAACTGGTGGGCTTAACTTTAGAAGAGATGCAAGATATGCTCAAAATAATTTATGAGGGGTGGTAA
- a CDS encoding ABC transporter ATP-binding protein — MLEINNLSKSYKDFSLKGINITLEKGYIMGFIGPNGSGKSTTIKLIMNLIRKDSGEIKIFGLDNESNNISIKERIGFVYDENHFYEELTVKEMKDVISPFYTKWDEGIFNKYAKDFELPLNKEIKHLSKGMKMKFALAIALSHQAELLIMDEPTSGLDPLIRSELLDVLQSLLLDENKSIFFSTHITSDLDKIADFITLINNGEIILSKTKDELLDEHYIVKGSKKQLNNNNQRNFIGLKQNDFGFEALSKNKKEVMKQFGDSIKIEKPTLEDIMVFYTRRSDHHVSSH; from the coding sequence ATTTTGGAAATTAACAATTTATCCAAAAGCTATAAAGATTTTTCTTTGAAAGGTATTAATATTACCCTTGAAAAAGGGTACATAATGGGCTTTATTGGTCCTAATGGTTCCGGAAAAAGTACTACCATAAAACTTATTATGAATTTAATAAGGAAAGATAGTGGTGAAATTAAAATTTTTGGTTTAGACAACGAATCAAATAATATCTCGATTAAAGAGAGAATTGGTTTCGTTTATGATGAAAATCATTTTTACGAAGAATTAACTGTAAAAGAAATGAAGGATGTCATAAGTCCATTTTATACCAAATGGGATGAAGGAATTTTCAATAAATACGCTAAAGACTTTGAACTCCCTTTAAATAAAGAAATTAAGCATTTGTCAAAAGGGATGAAGATGAAGTTCGCTTTAGCCATTGCACTTTCACATCAAGCTGAACTTTTAATAATGGATGAACCAACTTCAGGATTAGATCCACTTATTCGATCTGAACTATTAGATGTTTTACAGTCATTGTTACTAGATGAAAACAAGTCAATTTTCTTTTCGACACATATTACTTCCGACTTAGACAAAATTGCCGACTTTATCACCTTAATTAATAATGGAGAAATTATATTGAGCAAAACAAAGGATGAACTTTTAGATGAACACTATATCGTAAAAGGGAGTAAAAAACAATTAAATAATAATAATCAAAGGAACTTTATTGGATTAAAACAAAATGATTTTGGCTTCGAAGCGTTAAGTAAAAATAAAAAAGAAGTAATGAAACAATTTGGTGATTCCATAAAGATTGAAAAACCGACACTAGAAGATATTATGGTGTTTTATACGAGAAGGAGTGATCATCATGTATCATCTCATTAA
- a CDS encoding ABC-2 transporter permease, producing the protein MYHLIKKDILMQKKAIKLSVLLIIFFTFTLSNIGPAGLTIGVLAITYQLALGASALEDKNNSDIILMSLPIKRTIIVLSKYVSIYIYAAYAILGFYLVNLIINLLNLRPDIPFNFTGLIGAIIAVTLFCSISFPLIFKYGFIKAKMANLIIFFVFVFGGTGLVSYLSENNKLMLSQDIMTFLSNGSDIVILIISMVLLLLILICSYFISLTFYRKREF; encoded by the coding sequence ATGTATCATCTCATTAAAAAGGATATCTTAATGCAAAAGAAAGCTATAAAATTATCTGTTTTATTAATAATCTTTTTTACTTTCACACTTTCAAATATTGGGCCAGCTGGATTGACGATCGGAGTATTGGCTATAACATATCAATTAGCTTTAGGAGCAAGTGCATTAGAAGATAAGAATAATAGTGATATCATTCTAATGAGCTTACCGATCAAGAGAACTATCATTGTTTTATCTAAATACGTGTCAATCTATATTTATGCTGCGTATGCAATTCTGGGATTTTATCTGGTCAATTTGATTATAAACTTATTAAATCTTCGTCCTGATATTCCTTTTAATTTTACTGGCCTTATTGGTGCAATTATTGCCGTTACTTTGTTTTGCTCGATTTCTTTTCCTTTAATTTTTAAGTATGGCTTTATAAAAGCGAAAATGGCTAACTTAATTATTTTCTTCGTATTTGTATTTGGAGGAACTGGATTGGTAAGTTATTTAAGCGAAAACAATAAATTGATGTTGAGTCAAGATATAATGACTTTCTTGAGCAATGGATCAGATATTGTAATATTAATAATATCGATGGTTCTACTGCTTCTAATTCTTATTTGCTCATACTTTATTTCATTAACTTTTTATAGGAAAAGAGAATTTTAA
- a CDS encoding short-chain dehydrogenase — MKHALVVGGTGMLSGVSLWLLDQGYHVSIIARNSKRMKDLIEQTDLDSHITPLFVDYSDHDELQKKVHATINRNGAIDVVIAWIHSTAPNALKIIAKEVSISKSEWELFHVLGSSSDLKRIEREVTMTLSCSYYQVQLGFVIDGSRSRWLTNKEISDGVIEAIKKRNKILTIGQIDSWEKHS; from the coding sequence ATGAAACACGCATTAGTAGTTGGTGGAACAGGTATGTTATCAGGGGTATCACTCTGGTTATTAGACCAAGGGTATCATGTTTCAATCATCGCAAGAAATTCTAAACGCATGAAGGATTTAATAGAGCAGACGGACTTAGATAGTCACATCACACCACTATTTGTTGATTATAGTGATCATGATGAATTGCAAAAGAAAGTGCATGCAACAATAAATAGAAATGGTGCTATTGATGTTGTAATAGCATGGATTCACTCGACTGCTCCAAATGCACTTAAAATAATAGCGAAAGAGGTTTCAATTAGTAAAAGTGAATGGGAGTTATTCCACGTTTTAGGCAGTAGTTCAGATTTAAAAAGAATTGAGAGAGAAGTTACAATGACTTTAAGTTGTTCATATTATCAAGTTCAGTTGGGTTTTGTAATAGATGGTTCCCGTTCAAGGTGGTTAACAAATAAGGAAATTTCTGATGGGGTAATTGAAGCTATTAAGAAAAGAAATAAAATACTAACCATTGGACAAATTGACTCTTGGGAAAAGCACTCATAA
- a CDS encoding adhesin, whose product MRITDEAKQLLQNVFDTKGVEGIRLTTTAGCCGPQIALTIDAPQEFDRVQTINGIKVAFDPAVTGTEELTLDREENQNGVGLVLIGGSNCC is encoded by the coding sequence ATGAGAATTACAGATGAAGCGAAACAACTCTTACAAAATGTTTTTGATACAAAGGGTGTAGAAGGAATTCGCCTTACGACAACGGCGGGTTGTTGTGGTCCACAAATTGCCTTAACGATAGATGCCCCACAGGAATTTGATAGAGTACAAACGATTAATGGAATTAAAGTGGCCTTTGATCCGGCAGTAACAGGAACAGAAGAATTAACATTAGATAGAGAAGAAAATCAAAATGGGGTAGGATTGGTTTTAATAGGTGGAAGCAACTGCTGCTAA